ATACAACGGCTACAACCAGTTCGTCGTCGACACGGTATTGGCCAGCTGGATCACTCAACTCAGCACGGTGGCGGCACGCCCGCTGACGGCTTCGGCGGTGCAGGTCGAATTCCCTCAACCGGCCTATGTCGAGCGCTACGAAGCGCTGTTCGGCAAGCCCGTGGAGTTTGCCGCTGCACATAACCAGCTGCGCCTGGACAAGACCAGCCTTGCGCTACGCAACCCCGAGCACTGCCCGGGCACCTGGCGCCACCTGCTCGAGCTCTGCGAGGCGGAGCTGGAGCAGCGTACTCGAACCCGCAGCCTGCGCGAGCGCGTCACGCAACTGCTGGGGCCGATGCTCAAAGGCCAGGAACCGAGCTTGCAACAGATCGCCAGCCGGCTGCAGCTGCCGCCCTGGACGCTTCGTCGCAAGCTGGAAGAAGAAGGCACAAGCTACCGCGGGATTCTCAACGACACCCGACGCGACCTGGCGATGGCTTATATCCGTGACACCGAGTCCGCCTTCGGTGAGATCGCCTGGCTGCTGGGCTTTGCTTCGCCGGAGGCCTTTCAACGCGCCTTCAAACGCTGGAGCGGGCAGACACCCGGCGATTACCGGCGGGCACAGCGCCGAACCGAATGACCGGCCAAACCGACCAAGCCCAACGAAGCTGCCGCCAAGGTCTAGAGTTCGAAGGCGTCCTCGGCGGGCTCAGGGCCGTCCTGCTCCGCCGCATGCCATTCGAGAATTTCGTCTTGATATTCGTCCATAGCAAGGGTCCTCTTGCTGAGTCTGCAGTGCGCGAAACGAACGGTGTCGACAGAACCTGCTCGACCGGCTCGTCAGCCTGCATCAGTGCTAACAATGTTCATGCCACGCAACGTACCGCGGGAACATGTCAGAGACATGAACCCAGTCACGCAACCATTGCTTGACTGAATAACCCAAGCCTGGGACCACCACAACGCGCCCAATCGCCGCAGAGGGCCAGGTCGCACCCAACGGATCAGGGCGTTACCAGGCCAGCCGCGGTCATGAACTGCCGAAGCAGCCAGGCCACTATGCCAAGCGCGAGGACGCTGCCCGACCAGATCACCACGAGCCAGGTCATCCGCTTCCAGAGCGGCTTGGGTTCTGATGCACCAGTTTCGTGCTTGTGCTGCATAAAGGGCTCCCTGGTGAGGCTACGTCAGTGATAGCCGTCCTCGGCGCTGACCTTGCCGCGGAATACGTAGTAGCTCCAGGCGGTATACATGAGGATCAGCGGGATGATCAGCAACGCCCCGACCAGGGTAAAGCCCTGGCTCTGCGGCGGCGCCGCCGCTTCCCAGATGCTGACCGAGGGAGGAATGATGTTCGGCCAGAGGCTGATACCCAGGCCGCTGTAACCCAGGAAAATCAACGCCAGGGTGAACAGGAAGGGTGAATAGTGTGCGTATCGGGCAATCGACCGCAGCAGGCCGAAGGTGCACAGCAACACCAGGATAGGCACCGGCATGAACAGGATCAGGTTCGGCATGCTGAACCAGCGCTCGGCGATATCCGGATGGGTCAGAGGTGTCCAGATGCTCACGACGCCGGTGACCGCCAACACCGCCCACACCAACGGAATACCGATGTCATGCATGCGTTGCTGCAGCTCGCCGGCGGTCTTCATGATCAGCCAGGTGCAACCAAGCAAGGCATAAGCGACGATCAGGGCCAGGCCACAAAAGACCGAAAAAGGACTGAGCCAGTCCAGCGCCCCACCGGCATAGGCGCGGCCTTCCACCGGAAAACCGTGAATGAACGCGCCCAGCGCGACCCCTTGAAAGAAGGTCGCGGCCAACGAGCCACCCACGAATGCCTTGTCCCAGATGTGCTGGCGCGCGGGGCTGGCCTTGAAGCGAAACTCGAAGGCGACACCGCGGAAGATCAGCCCCATCAACATAAAGATGATCGGCAGATAGAGCGCCGAGAGAATCACCGAGTAGGCCAGCGGAAACGCGGCGAAAAGCCCGGCCCCGCCAAGCACCAACCAGGTTTCGTTACCATCCCAGATAGGCGCGACGGTATTCATGGCCACATCGCGCTCGGAGCTGTCGTTGAGGAACGGAAACAGAATTCCAATACCCAGATCGAAGCCGTCCATCACGACGTACATCATGATCCCGAAGATGATGATGATGGCCCAGATCAGCGAAAGATCGACACCCATATTCAATTCCTCTCGCCCAGTTGGTCGCCATGATCGTGGGGGATCGCCTCGTCGGCCGCCGACAATGGCCGCATCGGCGTACGTTTCTCGCCCGGTCCGCCGGCCCCTTTTTCGTCCCCTTCATTGAGGATCGGTCCCTTGGCGATCAACCGCAGCACATAGAGCAGGCCGATGCCGAACACGGCGAAATAGATCACTACGAACATCGCAAGGGTCAAGCCCAGCTGATCGGCACCATGGTTCGAGACCGCATCGGCGGTGCGCATGACGCCATAGACCACCCAGGGCTGGCGACCCACTTCGGTGGTGATCCACCCTGCCAGGATGGCAAGAACACCCGAAGGGCCCATGCACAAGGCCAGCCGCAGGAAGGGTCTGGTATGGAACATCCTGCCGTCCCGTCGCAGCCAGAGGCTCCAGACACCGGTGACGATCATCAGCACACCCAGCGCGACCATGATCCTGAACGTCCAGAACACGATGGTCGAATTGGGCCGGTCTTCACGAGGGAAGTCCTTGAGTGCCGGAATCTGTTCGGAAAGGCTGTGCTTGAGAATCAGGCTGCCCAGATAGGGAATCTCGAGCTTGTAGCGCGTTTCTTCGCGCTCCATGTCCGGCCAGCCGAAGATCAGCAGCGGGGTCGGTTCACCCGATGAGTTGTCCCAGTGCCCCTCCATCGCGGCAATCTTGGCCGGTTGATGCTCCAGCGTGTTCAGGCCGTGGAAATCCCCTACCACCGCCTGGATCGGCGCCACGATCAGCGCCATCCACATCGCCATGGAGAACATCTTGCGTATCGCCGGATTGTCATTGCCACGCAACAGGTGCCAGGCTGCGGAAGCCCCCACCATGAAGGCCGTCGCCAGGAACGCAGCGATTGCCATGTGCGTCAGACGGTAGGGAAAGGAAGGGTTGAAGATGATTGCGAGCCAATCGACCGGCACCACGATGCCATCGATGATTTCGTGCCCCTGCGGCGTGTGCATCCAGCTGTTCGAGGCGAGGATCCAGAACGTCGAGATCAGCGTGCCGACCGCAACCATCAGCGTGGAGAAGAAGTGCAGCCCGGCACCGACACGGTTCCAGCCGAACAACATCACCCCGAGGAACCCAGCCTCGAGGAAGAACGCGGTCAGAACCTCATATGCGAGCAAGGGGCCCGTCACGCCACCCGCGAACTCGGAGTAGGCACTCCAGTTGGTGCCGAACTGGTAGGCCATGACGATTCCCGACACCACGCCCATACCGAAATTGACGGCAAAGATTTTCAGCCAGAAATGGTAGAGATCGCGATAGACCTGACGCTTGGTCTTCAGCCACAACCCTTCCAGGACCGCCAGGAAACTGGCCAGGCCGATGGTGATTGCGGGAAAGATAATATGGAAGGAGATGGTGAACGCGAACTGAATCCGCGCAAGCTCGAGCGCTTCCAAACCGAACATTTACAAACCCCTCGTCAGTTGGCCGCTTGCCCCTGGCCCGTTCATGTCATCTCGCATAATGACATCGGTAATGCCCAAGGGTGCGTTCCAATAGGCGTGACCAGACGTCACAGTGGAACAAGGCGCAGGATTGACAACGGTCAATGACAGCGGCTGGATACCGCGTATTTGGGGGTTCAGACGGGGACGGTTGCGATCGAGCGAGCCGCCGGCACGTGGGCCTGAACAGTCGCCCTGGACGGCCGCTGAAACGAAAAAAGCGGCCCGAAGGCCGCTTTTAGCGAGGCTCCAGCCGTTCAGTTGGCTTGGAGCAGATATGGCGCAGCGGACGGGACTCGAACCCGCGACCCCCGGCGTGACAGGCCGGTATTCTAACCGACTGAACTACCGCTGCGCGTCGGCCGGACTTTCGCCCGATTCGCAAGGCCTGGATTCAAGCAGCTTCTACCGAAGTAGCAACCGGCTGATCGCCCTGCGAGGCGCGCAATTTACGCATCCGCCGAAACCAAGTCAACAGCGCGCTACGTTTTTTCTTCAAAAATGACGGCCACTTGCAATCACCGCTGGGAATAACCGGCTATCGGGCACCTTTAGCCGGCAAAACAGTCAGTTGGACTGGCATACTCACGTGCTTCTTTGCATGGTCCGGTCTAAGCTGCCAGCGCGCCCTGCCGCTCGCAGTCATCGGTAACGCGCTGTCACGACCTTGCAATATGCCCGTCATCATTCGGCTTCACGGAGTGCCTAGCTTGGCTTCCCCCGCAGCACTGCAAAATATCCATCAGCGCGCGCCTCTGATCGTCAGCGTACTCATCGTGGTGCTCTTCGGCCTCTATCTGGCAGGCCAGATCAGAGCGTGGCTGCAACTCACCCAGGCGCCCACGGCAGATACCGTGGAAGCCGACCAGCCTGCCGGCGTCGCGCCAGACCTGCAGCGAATGGAGCGCCTGTTCGGCACATCCACCACCAACGACCCGGTCTACGCCCCGAATACGGCGAACACCGACCTGACCTTGCTTGGCAGCTTCGTTCATGCCGACCCGGCGCGGTCTAGCGCCATCATCCAGATGAGCGGCCAGCCGCCCCAACTCTACGGGATCGAGCAGGAACTTGAGCCTGGCGTGCGGCTGTACAGCGTCCACCCTGACCGCGTCGAGATATCACGCAACGGGCGTGTCGAAAGCCTGTATTTCCCAAGCACTCGCAGCGCCACCGCCATACCCGATTCACTGCCGGACTACAGTGAACCGGCGGCCACGGACCAGCCGGACCCGCAGGCCGAGATGCTTCAACAACAAATGGAAGCGCTCCGCCAGCAGATGGAAGGAGTCAATAATTCGCCCGACGCCCTGCCCTCCGATGAACAACCCACGGAAGACAATTGACCGATGCCGCTTTTTCCCTCACGCCCGCTCATCGCCTTGCTCGCTGCAGGCCTGCTCGCCGCTCCGCTGCCCTCGATCGCGGCCGACCCCGGTATCGAGCCAAGTGAAACCCAGCAGGATGGCTGGACGATCAATCTCAAGGACGCCGACATCCGCGCGTTCATCGATCAGATCAGCCAGCTGACCGGCCAGACCTTCATCGTCGACCCACGGGTCAAGGGACAGGTGAGCGTGGTGTCGTCGACTACGCTGTCGCTCTCCGAGGTTTATCAGCTGTTCCTGTCGGTCATGGCCACCCACGGTTATAGCGTGCTTACCCAAGGCGACGTGGCGCGTATCCTGCCCAACGCCGAGGCCAAATCGGAGGCCGGTGGAGGCCCAACCGGTGGCGACCAGCTGGAAACCCGCGTCATCCAGGTCCAGCACACCTCCGCCACCGAGCTGATCCCGCTGATCAGGCCACTGGTCCCACAATATGGCCATCTTGCCGCGGTCGGCTCCGCCAACGCCCTGATCATCAGCGATCGCAGCGCCAACATCGCCCGCATCGAAGATCTGGTGCGTCAACTGGATCGAGCCCAGACCGGCGATTACAGTGTGGTGGACCTCAAGTATGGCTGGGCGGTGGATATCGCCGAAGTGCTGCGAAACACCCTCTCGCGTGGGGAGGCCAAAGATACCGCGGGCACCCAGATCATCGCCGACTCGCGCACCAATCGACTGATCTTTACCGGCCCTGAGCAGGCTCGACAGAAGCTTGCCAGCCTCGCCAACACGCTCGATACCCCCGGCACTCGCTCGGCCAATACACGGGTCATCCGGCTACGCCATAACGATGCCAAGTCGCTGGCCGAAACCCTCGGCGATATCTCCGAGCAGCTTGCAGCGCCTGCGGAAGGCGAGGTGCAGAGCGGGCGGCAACAGAACATCCTGATCCGTGCCGACGAGAGCCTCAACGCGCTGGTCATGCTCGCCGAACCCGAGCTGATCAGCACCCTCGAATCGATTGTTCGCCAACTGGATGTTCCACGCGCGCAAGTGATGGTCGAGGCTGCGATCGTCGAGGTTTCGGGCGACATCACCGATGCGCTCGGCGTCCAGTGGGCGGTGGACGCACGGGGCGGCACCGGTGGGGCCGGCGGCGTTAGCTTCGGCAACACGGGAATTTCGGTGGGGAGCGTGCTCAATGCGATCCGTGACGACGAGATTCCTAGTGAACTGCCCGACGGCGCCATCATCGGCGTCGGTACCCGCAGCTTCGGTGCCTTGATCACGGCGCTCTCCGCCAACAGCAAGAGCAACCTGCTGTCGACACCGAGCCTGCTCACCCTGGACAACCAAGAAGCGGAAATTCTGGTGGGCCAGAACGTCCCGTTCCAGACCGGTAGCTACACCACCGACTCGTCCGGCGCCAACAACCCCTTCACCACCATCGAGCGACAGGATATCGGGGTCACGCTCAAGGTCGTGCCGCACATCAACGATGGCGCCACGCTGCGCCTGGAAATCGAGCAAGAAATCTCGTCGATCGCGCCGTCTGCCAGCCTGTCGGCACAGGCAGTCGACCTGGTGACGAACAAGCGCTCCATCAAGAGCACCATCCTCGCCGAAGACGGCCAGGTCATCGTCCTGGGTGGCCTGATCCAGGATGACGTGACCCAGACCAACTCCAAAGTCCCGTTGCTTGGCGATATCCCGCTGCTCGGCGCGCTGTTCCGCTCCACGCAGGAGACGCACGTCAAGCGCAACCTGATGGTCTTTCTGCGACCGACCGTGATTCGCGACCGTGCCGGTCTGGCGGCGCTTTCGGGCAAGAAGTACAGCGATATCCGGGTCATCGAAACCGGGTCGGATAGCCCGAGCATCCTCCCCGCCACACCGGAGCGGCTGTTCGATGGACAGGGCCAGCCGGCACCGGCTATTGATTTGCGCTCCAATGAGCCAGCTCAACGACAGGCAATACCCAAGGCACCCGCCACGCAACGAGCGCCAGCGGCGTTCACGCCGCAACGGCCGCCTCAAGCGCAGCCTTCGCTACTGTCAGGATGGGCCGTCCAGCTAGGCAGCTTTCAGAACCGTGAAAGCGCCACCGCACTGCAACAGAAATTGCAGGCCGAAGGATTCGATGCCTACCTGAGAACCACAGGCCGCACCCACCGTGTGTTCGTCGGCCCGGTGCGCGAGCGCCAGGAAGCCAGCCAGCTTCGCGACCAGCTCTCCGACGAACAGCGCCTGGACGGGTTCGTCGTCAAATTTGAAAGCGGTCGCGACTGACGAGACCGCTTGCCGGCGGCCGAACGACAATTCCGCCGCTGGCCTCGATCGGATTCGCCGGTCGATGCCGTCGAGCTTCTTGCCGGCAAACGCTCCGAGCTGAAAAACGAAACCCCGCACATCGCGGGGTTCGTTGAGGATCGCAGTCGCCGCTAGGTCGGGTTTATAGCGCAGCCAGTCCACGCGCCAGATCCGCCTTGATATCCGCCACGTCTTCCAGGCCCACTGCCACGCGGATCAAGCTGTCGCGGATCCCGGCCGTCGCCCGATCTTCCGGCGAAAGCCGGCCGTGCGTGGTCGACCCTGGATGGGTAATGGTCGTCTTGCTGTCGCCGAGGTTAGCGGTGATGGATATCAGGCGCGTCGCATCGATGAAACGCCAGGCAGCCTCTTTTCCGCCTGCCACCTCGAAGCTGAGAACAGCACCAAAGCCGCGCTGTTGACGCTTGGCCAGCTCATGCTGCGGATGGCTGGCCAACCCCGCGTAATACACCTTCTCAACGCCTGGCTGCTGCTCGAGCCACTCGGCCAGCACCTGTGCGCTGGCGCAATGGGCCTGCATACGCAGCCGCAAGGTTTCAAGCCCCTTGAGGAACACCCAGGCGTTGAACGGGCTCAGCGTGGGGCCTGCAGTACGCAGGAAGCCCACCACTTCCTTCATCTGCTCAGCTCGGCCGGCCACCACCCCGCCCAGACAGCGGCCCTGCCCGTCGATGTACTTGGTCGCCGAATGAATGACGATGTCCGCGCCGAGCGCCAACGGCTGCTGAAGCACCGGCGTGCAGAAACAATTGTCCACCGCAAGCATCGCGCCCTTGGCATGGCAGAGCGAGGCCAGGGCTTCGATATCGACCAGCTCGGCCAGGGGGTTGGACGGCGACTCGACGAAGACGAGCCGGGTGTTGGGCTTGAATGCCGGGACCCAGTCGTCCACGTTGGTGAGCGGCACGTAATCGACTTCGAGCCCGAATCGCTTGAGGTACTTCTCGAACAACGAAACCGTCGCACCGAAGACACTACGCGACACCAGCACATGATCGCCAGCCGAGCACAGACTCATCACCGTCGCCAGGATGGCGGCCATTCCCGAGGCGGTGGCAACAGCCTGCTCGGCGCCCTCCATTGCGGCGATGCGCTCTTCGAACGCACGCACCGTAGGATTGGTATAGCGCGAATAGACGTTGCCCGGCACTTCCCCGGCGAAACGCGCCGCGGCGTCGGCCGCGCTGCGGAACACATAACTGGAGGTGAAGAACAGCGGCTCGCCGTGCTCACCCTCTGGCGAGCGGTGCTGGCCAGCACGAACCGCCAACGTGTCCATGCTTGCGCCGGTCAGGTCGCTGTCCAATCGCCCCGCATCCCAGTCGGTTGTCATAGTCGTTTTTCCACCTTGTTCGAGGCGGCAAAGCCACCGGATTGGGCGATCAGTTGTTATACAAATCGATAATGGCGCTACCAGCAACGCTCTTGTGCTTGCTCACGTCGTTGCGCGCCTGCTCGATCTTGTGCAGATAGGCATCGTCGATATCGCCGGTCACGTATTTGCCGTCGAATACCGCGCAGTCGAAGTTTTCTATCTTGACCTTGCCACCGCCGACGGCTTCGATCAGATCAGGGAGATCCTGATAGATCAGCCAGTCGGCCCCGATCAGCTCTGCGACTTCTTCGGTGCTGCGGTTGTGCGCGATGAGCTCGTGGGCGCTGGGCATGTCGATGCCATAGACGTTCGGGTACCGAACAGCAGGCGCGGCGGAGCAGAAATACACATTCTTGGCACCGGCTTCACGGGCCATCTGGATAATCTGCTTGCAGGTCGTACCGCGAACGATGGAGTCGTCCACCAGCATGACGTTCTTGCCGCGGAACTCCAGGTCGATGGCGTTGAGCTTCTGTCGCACGGATTTCTTGCGTGCGGCCTGCCCCGGCATGATGAATGTCCGACCGATGTAGCGATTCTTGACGAAACCTTCGCGGAACTTCACGCCCAGGCGGTTGGCCAGCTCCAGGGCCGCGGTACGGCTGGTATCCGGAATCGGAATGACGACGTCGATGTCATGATCCGGACGCTCGCGCAGAATCTTGTCCGCGAGCTTCTCGCCCATGCGCAAGCGCGCCTTGTACACCGAAACACCGTCCATCAATGAATCGGAGCGCGCCAGATAGACATGCTCGAAGATGCAAGGCGCATAGTGGGGATTCGGTGCGCACTGACGGGTGTGCAGCTTGCCCTCGGCTGTGATGTACACCGCCTCGCCTGGCGCAAGGTCACGGATCAGCGAAAAGCCCAGCACGTCCAGCGCCACGCTTTCCGACGCGATCATGTACTCGACACCCTGATCGGTGTGGCGCTGGCCGAAGACGATCGGACGAATAGCGTGCGGATCGCGGAAGCCGACAATACCGTAGCCCGTCACCATGGCGACCACCGCGTAGCCGCCCACGCAACGCTCGTGCACCTTGGCCACGGCGGCGAACACGTCTTCCTCGGTGGGCTGCAGCTTGCCGCGCACGGCCAGCTCGTGGGCGAATACGTTGAGCAGCACTTCCGAATCGGAATTGGTGTTCACATGACGCAGATCGGATTCGTAGATTTCCTTGGTCAGCTGATCGACATTGGTCAGATTGCCGTTGTGCGCCAGGGTGATCCCGTAGGGGGAGTTCACATAGAACGGCTGGGCCTCTGCCGAACTGGAGCTGCCCGCGGTGGGGTAACGCACGTGACCGATGCCCATGTTACCGACCAGGCGCTGCATATGGCGCTGCTGGAAGACGTCTCGGACCAACCCATTGTCCTTGCGTAGAAACAGCTTGCCGCCGTCGCTGGTCACGATTCCGGCTGCATCCTGCCCACGGTGTTGCAATACGGTAAGTGCGTCATACAACGCCTGGTTGACGTTCGACTTACCGACAATGCCGACAATGCCACACATGCAAGGAACCTCTCAGTTGGTACAGACTGTCCGGACGCGCTGGCTTACACCGTCGACACGCCCGTTGAAAAGACTCGTCTCAGCCCGACGCATCGAGCGAGCCAGCAACCCATTGGCTCCCAAACCCGAGAATCAGGTTCTTCGACCAATCGGCAACCAGTAGAAAATGCGGTACCAGCGCCGACTCACGCCACCACGGGTCCTGCTGAACCGGGGCAAGGCTCAGAAGCCCCACCAA
This DNA window, taken from Stutzerimonas stutzeri, encodes the following:
- a CDS encoding AraC family transcriptional regulator, translated to MNRQRVRLGDLSVGFVHSLSSALQERQIDPQPLLEAYGLDSARLSEPRARLSIPRYMRLGHAAIQLTGNPGLGLEMGRLRKPGHLGLVGVTATQAPTVREAARALIRYEPLYASNYRGASSFHEDAEGAWLRFYSISPYNGYNQFVVDTVLASWITQLSTVAARPLTASAVQVEFPQPAYVERYEALFGKPVEFAAAHNQLRLDKTSLALRNPEHCPGTWRHLLELCEAELEQRTRTRSLRERVTQLLGPMLKGQEPSLQQIASRLQLPPWTLRRKLEEEGTSYRGILNDTRRDLAMAYIRDTESAFGEIAWLLGFASPEAFQRAFKRWSGQTPGDYRRAQRRTE
- a CDS encoding DUF2474 domain-containing protein; the protein is MQHKHETGASEPKPLWKRMTWLVVIWSGSVLALGIVAWLLRQFMTAAGLVTP
- the cydB gene encoding cytochrome d ubiquinol oxidase subunit II encodes the protein MGVDLSLIWAIIIIFGIMMYVVMDGFDLGIGILFPFLNDSSERDVAMNTVAPIWDGNETWLVLGGAGLFAAFPLAYSVILSALYLPIIFMLMGLIFRGVAFEFRFKASPARQHIWDKAFVGGSLAATFFQGVALGAFIHGFPVEGRAYAGGALDWLSPFSVFCGLALIVAYALLGCTWLIMKTAGELQQRMHDIGIPLVWAVLAVTGVVSIWTPLTHPDIAERWFSMPNLILFMPVPILVLLCTFGLLRSIARYAHYSPFLFTLALIFLGYSGLGISLWPNIIPPSVSIWEAAAPPQSQGFTLVGALLIIPLILMYTAWSYYVFRGKVSAEDGYH
- a CDS encoding cytochrome ubiquinol oxidase subunit I, which codes for MFGLEALELARIQFAFTISFHIIFPAITIGLASFLAVLEGLWLKTKRQVYRDLYHFWLKIFAVNFGMGVVSGIVMAYQFGTNWSAYSEFAGGVTGPLLAYEVLTAFFLEAGFLGVMLFGWNRVGAGLHFFSTLMVAVGTLISTFWILASNSWMHTPQGHEIIDGIVVPVDWLAIIFNPSFPYRLTHMAIAAFLATAFMVGASAAWHLLRGNDNPAIRKMFSMAMWMALIVAPIQAVVGDFHGLNTLEHQPAKIAAMEGHWDNSSGEPTPLLIFGWPDMEREETRYKLEIPYLGSLILKHSLSEQIPALKDFPREDRPNSTIVFWTFRIMVALGVLMIVTGVWSLWLRRDGRMFHTRPFLRLALCMGPSGVLAILAGWITTEVGRQPWVVYGVMRTADAVSNHGADQLGLTLAMFVVIYFAVFGIGLLYVLRLIAKGPILNEGDEKGAGGPGEKRTPMRPLSAADEAIPHDHGDQLGERN
- a CDS encoding type II secretion system protein N, yielding MPVIIRLHGVPSLASPAALQNIHQRAPLIVSVLIVVLFGLYLAGQIRAWLQLTQAPTADTVEADQPAGVAPDLQRMERLFGTSTTNDPVYAPNTANTDLTLLGSFVHADPARSSAIIQMSGQPPQLYGIEQELEPGVRLYSVHPDRVEISRNGRVESLYFPSTRSATAIPDSLPDYSEPAATDQPDPQAEMLQQQMEALRQQMEGVNNSPDALPSDEQPTEDN
- the gspD gene encoding type II secretion system secretin GspD; translation: MPLFPSRPLIALLAAGLLAAPLPSIAADPGIEPSETQQDGWTINLKDADIRAFIDQISQLTGQTFIVDPRVKGQVSVVSSTTLSLSEVYQLFLSVMATHGYSVLTQGDVARILPNAEAKSEAGGGPTGGDQLETRVIQVQHTSATELIPLIRPLVPQYGHLAAVGSANALIISDRSANIARIEDLVRQLDRAQTGDYSVVDLKYGWAVDIAEVLRNTLSRGEAKDTAGTQIIADSRTNRLIFTGPEQARQKLASLANTLDTPGTRSANTRVIRLRHNDAKSLAETLGDISEQLAAPAEGEVQSGRQQNILIRADESLNALVMLAEPELISTLESIVRQLDVPRAQVMVEAAIVEVSGDITDALGVQWAVDARGGTGGAGGVSFGNTGISVGSVLNAIRDDEIPSELPDGAIIGVGTRSFGALITALSANSKSNLLSTPSLLTLDNQEAEILVGQNVPFQTGSYTTDSSGANNPFTTIERQDIGVTLKVVPHINDGATLRLEIEQEISSIAPSASLSAQAVDLVTNKRSIKSTILAEDGQVIVLGGLIQDDVTQTNSKVPLLGDIPLLGALFRSTQETHVKRNLMVFLRPTVIRDRAGLAALSGKKYSDIRVIETGSDSPSILPATPERLFDGQGQPAPAIDLRSNEPAQRQAIPKAPATQRAPAAFTPQRPPQAQPSLLSGWAVQLGSFQNRESATALQQKLQAEGFDAYLRTTGRTHRVFVGPVRERQEASQLRDQLSDEQRLDGFVVKFESGRD
- a CDS encoding O-succinylhomoserine sulfhydrylase, yielding MTTDWDAGRLDSDLTGASMDTLAVRAGQHRSPEGEHGEPLFFTSSYVFRSAADAAARFAGEVPGNVYSRYTNPTVRAFEERIAAMEGAEQAVATASGMAAILATVMSLCSAGDHVLVSRSVFGATVSLFEKYLKRFGLEVDYVPLTNVDDWVPAFKPNTRLVFVESPSNPLAELVDIEALASLCHAKGAMLAVDNCFCTPVLQQPLALGADIVIHSATKYIDGQGRCLGGVVAGRAEQMKEVVGFLRTAGPTLSPFNAWVFLKGLETLRLRMQAHCASAQVLAEWLEQQPGVEKVYYAGLASHPQHELAKRQQRGFGAVLSFEVAGGKEAAWRFIDATRLISITANLGDSKTTITHPGSTTHGRLSPEDRATAGIRDSLIRVAVGLEDVADIKADLARGLAAL
- the purF gene encoding amidophosphoribosyltransferase, which gives rise to MCGIVGIVGKSNVNQALYDALTVLQHRGQDAAGIVTSDGGKLFLRKDNGLVRDVFQQRHMQRLVGNMGIGHVRYPTAGSSSSAEAQPFYVNSPYGITLAHNGNLTNVDQLTKEIYESDLRHVNTNSDSEVLLNVFAHELAVRGKLQPTEEDVFAAVAKVHERCVGGYAVVAMVTGYGIVGFRDPHAIRPIVFGQRHTDQGVEYMIASESVALDVLGFSLIRDLAPGEAVYITAEGKLHTRQCAPNPHYAPCIFEHVYLARSDSLMDGVSVYKARLRMGEKLADKILRERPDHDIDVVIPIPDTSRTAALELANRLGVKFREGFVKNRYIGRTFIMPGQAARKKSVRQKLNAIDLEFRGKNVMLVDDSIVRGTTCKQIIQMAREAGAKNVYFCSAAPAVRYPNVYGIDMPSAHELIAHNRSTEEVAELIGADWLIYQDLPDLIEAVGGGKVKIENFDCAVFDGKYVTGDIDDAYLHKIEQARNDVSKHKSVAGSAIIDLYNN